One segment of Rattus norvegicus strain BN/NHsdMcwi chromosome 16, GRCr8, whole genome shotgun sequence DNA contains the following:
- the Selenok gene encoding selenoprotein K (UGA stop codon recoded as selenocysteine; The RefSeq protein has 1 substitution compared to this genomic sequence), with protein MVYISNGQVLDSRNQSPWRLSFITDFFWGIAEFVVFFFKTLLQQDVKKRRGYGGSSDSRYDDGRGPPGNPPRRMGRISHLRGPSPPPMAGGUGR; from the exons ATGGTTTACATCTCGAATG GTCAGGTGTTAGACAGCCGGAATCAGTCCCCCTGGAGATTGTCTTTCATAACAGATTTCTTCTGGGGAATAGCAGAATTTGTGGTTTTTTT TTTCAAAACTCTGCTTCAGCAAGATGTGAAGAAAAGAAGAGGCTACGGGGGCTCCTCTGATTCCAGATATGATGACGGAAGAGG GCCACCAGGAAACCCTCCACGAAGAATGGGTCGGATCAGTCACCTTCGTGGCCCCAGCCCTCCTCCAATGGCCGGTGGATGAGGAAG GTAA